GCAAATCGACGCCGTGCTCGATGCTCTGCTTACCAGTTGAAGCGTCATCTCTACGAGGGTAGTATAGCCCGGATCGTCTGATGAGCAGGAAAAAAGACTTCGAGCCCAAAATTGTCACTTTCGCCTGCAACTGGTGCAGTTATCCGGCGGCGGACACCGCCGGTGTGGGACGCATGCAGTATGCACCTGATATCCGGATCGTCCGGGTGATGTGTTCGGGACGAGTGGATCCCGCTTTTGTACTCAGAGCTTTCGAGCGGGGTGCGGATGGAGTCTTGATCACCGGTTGTCACCTGGTGGATTGCCACTACCTGTTCGGGGCCAGGGTGATGGAAGAAACCTACAAGTCGATCCAGCAGCTGGTGCACTTGCTGGGTATCGAACCAGAGCGCCTCCGCTACGAACAAATCTCGGCGGCGGAAGCAGCTAAATTCGTCAGGGTTGTCAATGAGTTCGTGGAAAGCGTGAAGAAGGTTGGCCCCCGACTCGACAGTGACCCCGGCGATATAGGTGGTGGAAAAATGACCGAGATCAGCGGCGATGAAATGGGGAGCATTCCCCAATAGTATCGTTAGCATTGCAGGTGCCTGAGAATGGTATGAACGCTGAGCTCATCGAGAGGATCAGACAAACAAACGGGCTAGCCTGCCTGGAATGTGGCAAGTGCACGAGTGTCTGCCCGGTCTCCACCTTTAGCCGACAGTACTCGCCTCGGATCATGCTGGCCAAAGCGGTCCGCCACCATTTTGAGGCCATATTCCAGGATTACGACCTGTGGAGCTGCCTGACCTGTAAGAAATGTGATGAATATTGTCCATCGGGCGTTCATTTTACCGAATTGATAAGAGCCCTGAGAGCCAGCGCCAAGCGATCCGGGTTTGACGGGAAATGTTCCCACTCTGGTGCGCTTCAATCGTTATCGAGAATCATGGCCGCCGAGCATCTGAAGCAGAACCGGCTGGACTGGTTGCCAAACGATCTTAAGACTACACAGAAGGGGGATATCCTCTACTTCGTGGGCTGTGCTCCATACTTCGACGTATTCTTTACCGACCTTGAGCTGCAGACGCTGGATGCCGCCAGAAGCAGCATCAGGATCCTGAACGCGCTGGGTATTTCCCCTGTTCTCCTGCCCAATGAGCGTTGCTGCGGCCATGACCTGCTTTGGAACGGCGATGTCGAGAATTTCAAACGGCTGGCCGAACACAACCTGAAGGAAATCGCAAGGACCGGGCCGAAGACCATCCTGTTTTCCTGCGCCGAGTGTATGAGCGCCTTTAAGAACCTTTATCCAGAACATGGCTTTACCGTTAAAGCCGAATTGAAGCACATGAGCCAGTTCCTGGCTGAAAAGATTGAATCAGGGGAGTTGGAGCTCGGACCAAGTGCGAGGCCAGTGACGTATCAGGACCCCTGCCGTCTCGGTCGTCATATGGGGATTTATGGGGAGCCGCGCCGAATACTGGCGGAAGGGAGTAGCGAAGGAAACGGGGGTGTCGGGTTCTATGAGATGAAACAATCGGGTTCTCGATCACTCTGCTGCGGTGTGAGCGCCTGGATGAATTGCGATACCACTTCCAAAGCGATTCAGACCGCACGGCTTAAACAGGCAAAAGAATCCGGCGCGCAGTTACTCGCGGTAGCCTGTCCTAAATGCCAAATCCATCTGGTCTGCGCTATGAAGGATAAGAAAGTGAATGAGAGCTACGGTATTGATATACAGGATATCGCCACGATTACCCTGGGAAGAGCGAAACTGAAATAGTTCGGATAAAGGATGAGCCTAATCAGGGACATAGCTCCAGCCGGGCTTCTGGCTAGCCGAGAATATAGTGCCGTCTACGTGCTGAGGTGCCCGGGTCCCACCTTCATTCTGGATGCTGATATCATCCATATCTATAATGCAAGGCAATCCTTCAAGAAGGGGGGTCAGACCAGGCCCTGTTCTTCTGATTGGTGGCAAGCCCGTCTTACTGGGAAGTGTTCCTCCAGTTACAGGAATCGTCAAACTCATCTCGTCTATTTCGTAGGGGAGGTGGGGTCCGATGGCTAAGCAGGAACCCAAAATAGAGTCCATCAACTTCTCATTTCGGGAACGGTTAAACGAGACCCTCAGCGGTCGGCATCATAATTACTGCTACCAGTGTGGCGCCTGCGTATCATATTGCCCTGTTGTGAATTATGCGCCGGAGTTTAATCCGCGAATGATTCTGCTTATGGCTATGTTCGGTCTTGAAGATAGACTGATCTCAGCCGATTCAGTGATCTGGAAGTGCACTAACTGTTATACGTGCTACGAACGCTGCCCGCAGGATGTGAGGCCGGTGGAAGTGATCACCGCGTTAAAGAATATCTGTGTAGAACGAGGCTTGGCGCCGGCGCTCA
The sequence above is a segment of the Candidatus Neomarinimicrobiota bacterium genome. Coding sequences within it:
- a CDS encoding hydrogenase iron-sulfur subunit yields the protein MSRKKDFEPKIVTFACNWCSYPAADTAGVGRMQYAPDIRIVRVMCSGRVDPAFVLRAFERGADGVLITGCHLVDCHYLFGARVMEETYKSIQQLVHLLGIEPERLRYEQISAAEAAKFVRVVNEFVESVKKVGPRLDSDPGDIGGGKMTEISGDEMGSIPQ
- a CDS encoding (Fe-S)-binding protein gives rise to the protein MNAELIERIRQTNGLACLECGKCTSVCPVSTFSRQYSPRIMLAKAVRHHFEAIFQDYDLWSCLTCKKCDEYCPSGVHFTELIRALRASAKRSGFDGKCSHSGALQSLSRIMAAEHLKQNRLDWLPNDLKTTQKGDILYFVGCAPYFDVFFTDLELQTLDAARSSIRILNALGISPVLLPNERCCGHDLLWNGDVENFKRLAEHNLKEIARTGPKTILFSCAECMSAFKNLYPEHGFTVKAELKHMSQFLAEKIESGELELGPSARPVTYQDPCRLGRHMGIYGEPRRILAEGSSEGNGGVGFYEMKQSGSRSLCCGVSAWMNCDTTSKAIQTARLKQAKESGAQLLAVACPKCQIHLVCAMKDKKVNESYGIDIQDIATITLGRAKLK
- a CDS encoding 4Fe-4S dicluster domain-containing protein, which gives rise to MAKQEPKIESINFSFRERLNETLSGRHHNYCYQCGACVSYCPVVNYAPEFNPRMILLMAMFGLEDRLISADSVIWKCTNCYTCYERCPQDVRPVEVITALKNICVERGLAPALIEEYSKGILTTGMSAPLSSAIESRREKFGLPEFKMGGYSEMKKLLAGEDNSS